A region from the Malus domestica chromosome 07, GDT2T_hap1 genome encodes:
- the LOC103401914 gene encoding beta-amylase 7 isoform X1 yields MASGLQKLITSEEDDDEEMEMDVKEEDDGDEEDDEDGEKHVDAAQMMVGVDGEMPTRSNNNNRFQQHHQFQEQVGTPGGGGARRCRPIEEKERTKLRERQRRAITARILAGLRRHGNYNLRVRADINDVIAALAREAGWVVLPDGTTFPSKSQGARLAGVNSAPVTSSSQMVSPHTPASLKGGTSSYQSPGELNACNIKGVYLPSLSPYDLPSSARSQSSSLVGEGACQTESHPLIGGSMDNIGDKQIVDIPLKLQERDFSSTANIPVYIMLPLGVINMKCELVDPDGLLKQLRVLKSVNVDGVMVDCWWGIVEGHAPQEYNWNGYRRLFQMVRELKLKLQVVMSFHECGGNVGDDVCIPLPHWVAEIGRSNPDIFFTDREGRRNPECLSWGIDKERVLRGRTAVEVYFDCMRSFRVEFDEYFKDGNISMIQVGLGPCGELRYPSCPVKHGWRYPGVGEFQCYDQYLLKSLRKAAEAKGHSFWGRGPDNAGSYNSRPNETSFFSEGGDYDGYYGRFFLNWYSRVLVDHGDRVLSLAKLAFDGTCIAAKLSGLHCWYKTASHAAELTAGFYNSCNRDGYAPIMTMLKKHEATVKLACTELHVLDQHEEFQEALGDSEGLFWQVLNAAWDVCVPVSSENALACHDRISYNKILDNSKPLTDPDGRHLSSFTYLRLSPLLMERQNFMEFERFVRRMHGEAVVDHQVYSK; encoded by the exons ATGGCTTCGGGTCTTCAGAAGTTAATCACAAGTGAAGAAGATGATGACGAAGAAATGGAGATGGACGTGAAAGAAGAGGACGATGgcgatgaagaagatgatgaagatggagAGAAGCATGTTGATGCCGCCCAAATGATGGTGGGCGTTGATGGGGAAATGCCAACAAGAAGTAATAATAATAACCGTTTTCAACAGCACCATCAATTTCAAGAACAAGTGGGGACTCCAGGAGGGGGAGGAGCTAGGAGGTGTAGACCGatagaagagaaagagagaactaAGTTAAGAGAACGGCAGCGCAGGGCTATCACTGCGAGGATCTTAGCAGGGCTGCGGAGACATGGAAATTATAATCTTAGAGTTAGGGCTGATATCAATGATGTAATTGCAGCTTTGGCTAGGGAAGCTGGCTGGGTTGTTCTTCCAGATGGAACAACGTTTCCTTCAAAATCTCAG GGTGCAAGGCTGGCTGGTGTCAATTCTGCGCCAGTGACATCATCCTCCCAAATGGTGTCCCCACATACTCCTGCTTCCCTTAAAGGAGGTACTTCTAGCTATCAGAGCCCTGGGGAGCTTAATGCTTGTAACATCAAAGGTGTTTATTTGCCCAGTTTATCACCTTATGATCTCCCCTCAAGTGCTCGGTCCCAAAGTTCATCCCTTGTGGGAGAAGGAGCATGTCAAACAGAGAGTCATCCTCTTATAGGTGGCTCCATGGATAATATTGGTGACAAACAG aTTGTTGACATACCCCTGAAGTTACAAGAACGCGATTTCTCCAGCACCGCCAACATTCCAGTTTATATAATGCTACCA CTTGGTGTCATTAATATGAAGTGTGAGCTGGTTGATCCAGATGGTCTATTAAAGCAGCTAAGGGTTTTGAAATCAGTTAATGTAGATGGGGTTATGGTTGATTGCTGGTGGGGAATAGTAGAAGGACATGCTCCACAGGAGTATAACTGGAATGGATACAGGAGGCTCTTTCAGATGGTGCGCGAGCTTAAGCTGAAGCTACAG GTTGTGATGTCATTTCATGAATGTGGAGGCAATGTTGGTGATGATGTGTGTATTCCACTGCCTCATTGGGTGGCTGAAATTGGTAGAAGCAACCCTGACATATTTTTCACCGATAGAGAGGGAAGACGTAATCCTGAATGCCTTTCGTGGGGAATTGACAAGGAACGAGTTCTAAGAGGCCGGACAGCTGTTGAG GTATACTTTGACTGCATGAGAAGCTTCCGTGTAGAGTTTGACGAGTACTTTAAAGATGGTAATATTTCCATGATTCAAGTTGGACTAGGTCCGTGTGGGGAATTGCGATACCCATCTTGTCCTGTAAAGCATGGTTGGCGATATCCCGGTGTCGGTGAATTTCAG TGTTACGATCAATATTTGCTGAAAAGTTTGAGAAAGGCAGCAGAAGCAAAGGGACACTCCTTCTGGGGTAGAGGTCCAGATAATGCAGGTTCTTATAATTCCCGGCCAAATGAAACCAGTTTCTTTTCCGAAGGCGGTGATTATGATGGCTACTATGGCAGGTTCTTCCTTAACTGGTACTCTCGAGTTTTAGTTGATCATGGTGATCGGGTGCTTTCTCTagcaaagttagcttttgacgGAACCTGCATTGCTGCAAAG CTATCAGGTCTTCACTGCTGGTACAAGACAGCCAGTCATGCAGCTGAATTGACTGCAGGCTTCTATAATTCATGCAATCGTGATGGTTATGCTCCAATCATGACGATGCTAAAGAAGCACGAAGCTACTGTAAAATTAGCATGTACTGAATTGCACGTGTTAGACCAGCATGAAGAATTCCAAGAGGCACTGGGAGATTCTGAGGGTTTATTTTGGCAA GTGCTGAATGCTGCGTGGGATGTTTGCGTACCAGTTTCTAGTGAGAACGCTCTTGCTTGTCATGATCGTATCAGCTACAACAAGATATTGGATAATTCCAAGCCCTTGACTG
- the LOC103401914 gene encoding beta-amylase 7 isoform X2 has protein sequence MEMDVKEEDDGDEEDDEDGEKHVDAAQMMVGVDGEMPTRSNNNNRFQQHHQFQEQVGTPGGGGARRCRPIEEKERTKLRERQRRAITARILAGLRRHGNYNLRVRADINDVIAALAREAGWVVLPDGTTFPSKSQGARLAGVNSAPVTSSSQMVSPHTPASLKGGTSSYQSPGELNACNIKGVYLPSLSPYDLPSSARSQSSSLVGEGACQTESHPLIGGSMDNIGDKQIVDIPLKLQERDFSSTANIPVYIMLPLGVINMKCELVDPDGLLKQLRVLKSVNVDGVMVDCWWGIVEGHAPQEYNWNGYRRLFQMVRELKLKLQVVMSFHECGGNVGDDVCIPLPHWVAEIGRSNPDIFFTDREGRRNPECLSWGIDKERVLRGRTAVEVYFDCMRSFRVEFDEYFKDGNISMIQVGLGPCGELRYPSCPVKHGWRYPGVGEFQCYDQYLLKSLRKAAEAKGHSFWGRGPDNAGSYNSRPNETSFFSEGGDYDGYYGRFFLNWYSRVLVDHGDRVLSLAKLAFDGTCIAAKLSGLHCWYKTASHAAELTAGFYNSCNRDGYAPIMTMLKKHEATVKLACTELHVLDQHEEFQEALGDSEGLFWQVLNAAWDVCVPVSSENALACHDRISYNKILDNSKPLTDPDGRHLSSFTYLRLSPLLMERQNFMEFERFVRRMHGEAVVDHQVYSK, from the exons ATGGAGATGGACGTGAAAGAAGAGGACGATGgcgatgaagaagatgatgaagatggagAGAAGCATGTTGATGCCGCCCAAATGATGGTGGGCGTTGATGGGGAAATGCCAACAAGAAGTAATAATAATAACCGTTTTCAACAGCACCATCAATTTCAAGAACAAGTGGGGACTCCAGGAGGGGGAGGAGCTAGGAGGTGTAGACCGatagaagagaaagagagaactaAGTTAAGAGAACGGCAGCGCAGGGCTATCACTGCGAGGATCTTAGCAGGGCTGCGGAGACATGGAAATTATAATCTTAGAGTTAGGGCTGATATCAATGATGTAATTGCAGCTTTGGCTAGGGAAGCTGGCTGGGTTGTTCTTCCAGATGGAACAACGTTTCCTTCAAAATCTCAG GGTGCAAGGCTGGCTGGTGTCAATTCTGCGCCAGTGACATCATCCTCCCAAATGGTGTCCCCACATACTCCTGCTTCCCTTAAAGGAGGTACTTCTAGCTATCAGAGCCCTGGGGAGCTTAATGCTTGTAACATCAAAGGTGTTTATTTGCCCAGTTTATCACCTTATGATCTCCCCTCAAGTGCTCGGTCCCAAAGTTCATCCCTTGTGGGAGAAGGAGCATGTCAAACAGAGAGTCATCCTCTTATAGGTGGCTCCATGGATAATATTGGTGACAAACAG aTTGTTGACATACCCCTGAAGTTACAAGAACGCGATTTCTCCAGCACCGCCAACATTCCAGTTTATATAATGCTACCA CTTGGTGTCATTAATATGAAGTGTGAGCTGGTTGATCCAGATGGTCTATTAAAGCAGCTAAGGGTTTTGAAATCAGTTAATGTAGATGGGGTTATGGTTGATTGCTGGTGGGGAATAGTAGAAGGACATGCTCCACAGGAGTATAACTGGAATGGATACAGGAGGCTCTTTCAGATGGTGCGCGAGCTTAAGCTGAAGCTACAG GTTGTGATGTCATTTCATGAATGTGGAGGCAATGTTGGTGATGATGTGTGTATTCCACTGCCTCATTGGGTGGCTGAAATTGGTAGAAGCAACCCTGACATATTTTTCACCGATAGAGAGGGAAGACGTAATCCTGAATGCCTTTCGTGGGGAATTGACAAGGAACGAGTTCTAAGAGGCCGGACAGCTGTTGAG GTATACTTTGACTGCATGAGAAGCTTCCGTGTAGAGTTTGACGAGTACTTTAAAGATGGTAATATTTCCATGATTCAAGTTGGACTAGGTCCGTGTGGGGAATTGCGATACCCATCTTGTCCTGTAAAGCATGGTTGGCGATATCCCGGTGTCGGTGAATTTCAG TGTTACGATCAATATTTGCTGAAAAGTTTGAGAAAGGCAGCAGAAGCAAAGGGACACTCCTTCTGGGGTAGAGGTCCAGATAATGCAGGTTCTTATAATTCCCGGCCAAATGAAACCAGTTTCTTTTCCGAAGGCGGTGATTATGATGGCTACTATGGCAGGTTCTTCCTTAACTGGTACTCTCGAGTTTTAGTTGATCATGGTGATCGGGTGCTTTCTCTagcaaagttagcttttgacgGAACCTGCATTGCTGCAAAG CTATCAGGTCTTCACTGCTGGTACAAGACAGCCAGTCATGCAGCTGAATTGACTGCAGGCTTCTATAATTCATGCAATCGTGATGGTTATGCTCCAATCATGACGATGCTAAAGAAGCACGAAGCTACTGTAAAATTAGCATGTACTGAATTGCACGTGTTAGACCAGCATGAAGAATTCCAAGAGGCACTGGGAGATTCTGAGGGTTTATTTTGGCAA GTGCTGAATGCTGCGTGGGATGTTTGCGTACCAGTTTCTAGTGAGAACGCTCTTGCTTGTCATGATCGTATCAGCTACAACAAGATATTGGATAATTCCAAGCCCTTGACTG